Proteins from a genomic interval of Anolis sagrei isolate rAnoSag1 chromosome 1, rAnoSag1.mat, whole genome shotgun sequence:
- the SMIM38 gene encoding small integral membrane protein 38 codes for MGSDPLMILLVVIILTRFILWSCFSAYLDYKLARRFPEKRKES; via the coding sequence ATGGGATCAGACCCTTTGATGATTTTGTTGGTTGTAATTATATTAACACGATTCATTTTGTGGTCCTGTTTCAGTGCTTATTTAGATTACAAACTGGCTCGTAGGTTTCCTGAAAAGAGGAAGGAATCTTGA